The Mauremys reevesii isolate NIE-2019 linkage group 22, ASM1616193v1, whole genome shotgun sequence genomic interval GGTGCCCCTCCCCATATACAGACTCCTCAGCGCTCCCCATTCACCTCCTGCTCTCCCACCTGGTTCCCCCCCCTCCaaagccctccccccccagcacctggcactggccgctgtcggaagacaggacactggcagAGATGGACCATGGATCTGACCCACTGAGGCTGTTCTTATGGTgaccccctggactcccaccgCCCCCCATAATCCCAGCATCCCTCTCCGACGCCCCCGGGGCCGGCACCCACCCTGCCCGCAGGGGTTCCGGAGCAGGTTGCGCCCGAAGGGCTCCAGGAGGCAGATCCGGCTCCACCGCGGCGGGGGGCAGAGGCGGGCGGCCGCCAGGGTGGCCCCCAAGCCCGGCCGCCTCTCGCCCTGCAGCCGCCAGACCGTGGGCCCGTCGATGAGGTCCCGCCAGCGGCGACACACCGGCCGGCAGCGGGTCAGCAGGGCGCGGCCCGGGACCCAGCTCAGGATCAGCGCCAGCAGCTCGTCCGGGAGCGGGTTCAGGTCCAGCGCGGCCGGGGCAGACGCGGGCGCCCACTGCACCAGCATGACCGGGGGGGCCcggctctccccctgccccatggccggGGGGCGGCCGGGCTCGCTGAGGCCCCGCTACTTTCCTCGTCGCATCCGCTCATGTGATCCCGGCCCcgccctggagccgccccggcctCGTTCACACGGCTGCAAAGCGAGCACCGGATCCCGCCCCTTGCAAGCCAGGGGGCGCCTGAAACAGGCTGCGGGAAACGCCCCCAGCTCCGGGTTCCCCGCCCAGCCCCGCTGCTGGGTCTGGCACTGGCTCTGGTCGCCGGCTGGTGTAAATCGgtcccccccctccacctcctgccccccttccccacacagcgCTCCCCCACCTGGTCCCCCCTCCaccacctggcactggccactgtcgggaaAACTCCCGGCCTCCCctggagctgggcagagaacccaggagtcctggctcccagcccctctggctctaacccaggggtggccaaactagGGCtcaggagcagcatgcagctccttgtacaggcaccgactccggggctagagctacaggtgccaactttccagtgtgctggggggggtgctcactgctcaacccctggctccgccaccagccctgccccccctccaccccttctcgccccctcccctgagcccaccctgccctcactcctcctccaGTGGTAAGATTCAGTGTTATTGgcctcccagggctgggttctattccctgctATCTCAGACTCcccatgtgactttgggcaagtccctcCCTacgtgctgtgcctcagtttccaaacCTGCACAAATAGGGTCAATGACACTGAACCACCTccaacggggggtgggggaagaggggtgtggTGGTGGCTGACAGCAGCCAGGGAAGGACTGACCACGTCGCCAGCACCGAAACTGGTGCTCAGCAAATTGCAGAGCACAGGCCTGGAGCTGGACCCTGCCCCAAGGTGTCTGCGGTCCAGCTGCTGCCCTGCGTGGGAATGCCACAGGGGGGTAGAAAGCTCCCAAAGCTagagatggaacccaggagtcctgattcccagcccactctaaccactagatcccactccccttccagagctggggagagaacccaggagtcctgcgtCAATACCCGCCCCCACGCTCTAACACAGCGCCCTAACCTAAGCAGCACTAAATTTTccttccccatttccctcccatCTTGTAACCTGCTCTAATGTTGTGACACCGGCCTCTGGATAACCCAGCCGGTCAGGTTAAGCTGACGTCTCcgcctgcctgcacccagcctcCTCCCGCGTGGAATCCCTGACGTGGATCCATCCCTCGGTGCTTCTCCAATGActgatttagaatcatagaatcagtgactatcagggttggaagggacctcaggaggtatctagccccctgctcaaagcaggaccaatccccaactaaatcatcccagccagggctttgtcaagctgggccttaaaaacctctaaggctggagattccaccacctccctagggaacccatcccagtgcttcaccaccctcctagtgaaatagtgtttcctaatatccaacctagacctcccccactgcaacttgagaccattgctccttgttctgtcatctgccaccactgagaacagccgagctccatcctctttggaacccccttcaggtagttgaaagcagctatcaaatcccccctcactcttctcttctgcagactaaataaccccagttccctcagcctctcctcataagtcatgtgctccagccccctaaacatttttgttgctctccgttggactctttccaatttttccacaatcttcttgtagtggggggcccaaaactggacacactactccagatgaggcctcaccaatgccgactAGAGGGCCTTGCTAGGTTCTCCCATCACCCCATGGCTAAGGGAGCTGGGCCTTTAATAACACCCCCTGTAACCAGGGAAAAATCAAATCTCAGTGAACCACaatgtgcctctgtttcccttttaCAGACACAAGAACAAAACAAATCAAATCCCCTCTATGGCCTCCCGCTAATCCCATGTCATCtcgggggagggcagagggtggCGATTGGTGGGTCCAGGACCTCCTACCCTCGGGCCGAACGCTGCCCTTTGGAGCTGGATCTCAGGGGCTGATGGGGACAAGCAGCTGGGACTGAAGCTGCTGATGGACCAAAGGACCCTGAGTGGCAGGTAAGTTGTTGGGGTCACAGGATCCTTCCCAGCTCTGGATCCGGAGACCCGGGAAAAGCCGGACCGCACACGGCCGCCCCCTGGCCGGACAGCGCCGGCCGACGGGCACAGCTCCTTATAAAGGGCGAGTGGCGGGAAAGCGCTGAGGGGACGGCGGTTACAAGCCAGTTCCAACCGGTTTGAACCAGCTGTTCGCACCACAGCTTTGGCACCTGCATTTTCCTGCCTGTCACCCAGCCGGCCCCCAGCGATGGTTGGGCCTTTCGTTGCCCCTGAGAGCTTCCTTGGGAGGAACAGGTCACTACAGAGCTGTCTCAGACTTCACACACTGTTTCATGCACCCCAGTCCCACCTGCACGATCCTGAGCTTCACCCCTTCTCTGAGCACGCCGGGCAGCAGCTGGACCTCACTGAGTtgagcagcagcatctccttggATGGCTTCTCGGCAGCTTGCAACCTGCTGCTCAGGGAACACTGGGGGCACAGCTGCCTTCTGCTCCTGGGCCAGGCCCCCCAGTACAAACTCGGGGAGAAGGGAAAGGGGGAAGAGCTCTTCCCCTACAATCCCCACATGCATCCTTTAattaccaccccaccccactgcaaACTCCTGTCTGCTGCCTCCTGCTCTCTCTCAGCTGTGCCTGGTCCCCAAGTTTCTTCCTCTCACTGAAGGGAGAAGAACTGGGACATTCAGCTTGGGCCTGTCTCACCTTCAAGGCAGCTGAGCTGTGAAAGCACCCACACCACACGCTGTTCAGAAAAGCGCTTTAATCATCAGTAACAAGCCGCACAGCTGGTGGGATCATCTTCAGCGACTCCATTTGGGGACAGAGCCCTGTGAAACTGACCAGCTAATACATTCCCTGGCCCCTCTTTTCTGGTGAGGGACCAGCTCAAACCTTCCATGCCCTTTTATTAATAAAACCAACTCAGGCCAACAGGAAACCCGTTAGCTCTCTCAGTAACTAAGCTACCGGGGAGTTCAGCCCAGGCCCGTGGGATCATTTTAAACGATAACAGCCTGGCCCAAAGGGCCACCATCCATCCCGGCTCTCTGTGCACCGAGAGAACGGGTTGGGAGGTTGCTCAGCGCTAGGACTGAATAGCTACCCTAGCTCCCTTCTCCTTCTCTCCGGTGTAAATCAGGCCTAAGTCCATTGGAGTCAGCAGGCCTCATTCCTCGCTCACTCAGTTCTGGCCTGTCTGTACTAGCAAGGCTAAGACCCATCCCAATGACTGCACGCAGGACCAGCTGAGACACTGAGGGCCGTCGCTGGGCCATGTGGCAGAAATTACACCCCAGTCCCCTAGAAAGGTCTTTCCCATCAACCTCCCCATCAACCTCTGCTGGGAGTGGGCTCTGCGGCTCCACCTATAACCCCCTGCCCATGCCCCGTGATCATGCGTTAGTACAAGAGTGGACTTTGCCTTATGCCCACATCGCCCCCCAAAATGGGGAGGGAACTGCACCAAAGCACTGCTAGGCCCCGGTTCTGGTCTCACGTAGACCTGGGTGAATCTGGAGTCACTCCGCTGGAGTCTTTCCAGATTTACACACCGGTCAGTTACTTCAGAAGCTGACGCTTGGTTTATGTCAGCAAAAGGCCTGAGTGTCTACCAGGTCCAGCTTTGCTGCGATCCGAGTGCAGTGAGAACAGACCTGAATGTTACGTTCCCCATAAACTCGTGGACAATCAACAAGCGGCTATTTACGTTTGTCTAAGGGCTGCCCTGGATGGTATTCTCGTGAGCACTGCACTACCCGAACCGTGCAGGAGCTGGGTTCTAACCCCCTTCCCCAGAACCATGCAATCTAATTAGCACAGGGGACTGGAGGGTATATTTTGCTCACCTGTGAATCTGGATACACATCAGACAGGCAACACCACAGGCATCAGCTGGCAGAAAACTCTTCCATTAACAGAACACGCAGTGAGCTCCCAACCCACCTCTCTGCAGCTTCCTAACAGAAACGTGGCAGAGACGATCTGTCATggtgcttaaaaaaaaacacaccctaaAACAACTACTTTTTTAACCCCTTCATGCTCTGATGACACAATCCCAAAGCCCACAAATAGGGGAACAAGACCAACTGTTTCCATCTTTAAAGTCTTGTTGCTTCTGTAATGCAGCGGCAGGTTCACACTGACCGAAGTCAGGCACTAGGAACCTAAAGATTCGCCACGGTGCTCTTTGGTCCTGCGTGGGATGAGGCTGGCTAGAAAGAATGGACCAAAAAAGCTTCTCAGGCAAAGGGGCGTATTAATTTCAAGGAGACGCAGCCCCCTGATTTGTTCTAGGACGGGAGAGGAGCTCGCAGAGGCAAATGGAGATCATCATTCCAGCTCGCATGAGAGATTCGCAGAGACCCGCTCCTGGCTCTCAGCTGAGCTTCACCATGACTGTGGAGTTGGTGATCCGTGCGCCGTAGTGTCCTGCCCAGAAATGAGTGTCCTTCCCTTGGTGGAGGAAATGCACATACCGCACTCCACGGCCGTACTGCCTGAACCGGTGGGACAcctgggagggaaggaaaaggaaccCAAATTGACCTCTGGACCCTGTCACAAATCCGTGTGCTCCAGAGAGAGGAAGCAGGGGCTACACAGACTGGTGAAGGGGGCTGGGCAAAATGGAATACCTGCTGTGCAGCGAGAGGGGGGTCGGAGAGCAGGCCTGCCCCACATTCCCCCCAAGTGGTggcctaagttccctgtaaggtGCCCGGCTGCGCTGCAGCCTATTTAGCACTGTGCAGGCGTCCAGGGAACCCACCTGGCTGGGACCTGCCTCAGCCAGGGAGAGaggtgccccagccccagcctggacctCCCGTGGCCGGGGGATGGGCGTCTAGCCTGCGGCCCCAGTGCCAGAGCTGCTGCCGCGGGGAGAGGAGCCTGTCTCCCCACAGCCCAAGTGCTGCTGCGGgcagagagagctgtggggggcctctccccctgccataggcccagagcaccctcctgcaccccaaacccctcatccccagcctcatcccagagcccacaccgccAACCAGAGctctcatcccctgcaccccaaacccctcatccccagcctcatcccagagcccacacccccaaccagagccctcacccctgcaccccaaccttctttcccagccccaccccagagtccaaatcctcagccaaagccctcatacccctgcacccaaatcctctgcatctgccccagccctgagccccctcccacacatcaCCTCCAGAGGGGGGCACAtaaccagggtggataaaaatcatttaaaaaaaattaaaagtcagatttttttgataaaatgctttttgaggggaaaacacatatctaaaaatcattttaatgaagacacattatagctcaaagatctctCATCATGGaacagggattataaattctaattctatcgGATGAGACAATATATTTATGTCATGttgaagaaaagttttgtaaatgagttccaatagttcatggattagggaacCAGTCTGATGGGGTTCCAGGAGCTcctgtatagattatttaaattaatctttctacctacccaatgggactcagagctcagtctagaagataccatcagagatgcttagttttgctgttctcaaactgttgatttgtctctccagagataacatgcttgttaacagcaaaaatgtttttaaataaataatgtatagaggtgagaaataacaaacctcaaccctattgtccctctgcaaattggTGTACACACAGTCAGTCCCTTaactctctctaaaagtgcaaagtttcacaaagttcagtgaatagaagactgttgggggcggaatagatctggacaaggagaagtctggagataaatgtgagaagggaggcacaggcagtagaaacaaaagtaaaactgtttgagcagcatattccagaagtcttgaggtctttctgagtgtagccttcattgatttgagatccaCCGTACCATTCTCTcgctagaagggaaaacctataatggcagcaggccgtaaaagagacccagtctGGGTcccatctatctctgagttgtgaggaatatgtattaaggttataacaaccaacacgaatgcacttttatgtagaaatccatgataaaatcaagtcttcctgactagtgatttaaataatAACACAATTcatataacaaaattcattccgcaaaTGGGTGGGAAAAAGTAGAGGGAGCACTGGTGGTGACTCCCATCCCTGAGTCTGGGCCCGGCTCCAGCCGCTTGCAGAATTCAGAGGAGCCCACTAGAGCGTCACGTAACATGAGTGTCCGTGCACAGGTGGGGCCATTCCTGCCTCCTTCCTGGCCCTGGTGCAGCTGGATGCAGAGCTTTGCCTGCCGAGTGGGGCGGGCAGGaatagtgtttttgtttttgttgcacCGACTAGGCCTAGCCATCTGCCGCCTGTGGTGGGCTAGTGGATAGAGGGCTGGATgtcaggagacctgtgttctatTCCTTTCTCTGCCAGCGCCACTCGCTCCTCCTCTCCTCCGTGTTGAAACATACATAATTTTACAAATTACACCCACTTCATCCCTACCGCTTTTCAAtgctagatctcaaagcactttacagtggAGCTTGGtatcagggtgaccagacagcgagtatgaaaaattgggacagagggtggagggtaataggcgcctatattaGACAAAGCCCCAAACATCAGGTCACCCTACTTGGTCTTGTTATCCCCCTttcacagggaaactgaggcacagggcggggaagtgacttgcccaaagtcaaccCAGTGTCTGAGACGGTtctagaacccaggggtcctgactcccagtcccttaATGTGCCCAGAGAGCTGGCAACAGAGCCGGCTCACCTGGTGATATTGCTGGTCATTCCATTGTTGTATGGGATCGGGGTTGGCCTGGAATTCAGCGATTACAGTACTTCTGTTAGCAGTCAGGAGCTTGACACAGATGGAGTATTCACAGCCACAGTCTTCTCGGGCGCCCCACCTGCGGGACGGGAACAGACGTTGGGGAACTAGGAACCCCGGGGGGGCAGCAAGAAGGAGACAGGACACAGCCCCCCGAATGTAGAATGTAACAGAAATCTTGGGAACACACACAGCTGAAATCAACCACCGGCTTTTTGGTCCCCATCAATCAGGGGATTGCACCAGCATCTTAGCTCCAAGCACTGTAACATCCTCACCCGCTGGTCTTGTCTCGCCCAGCAACTTCGGGGAAGCCCGTCTACAATCCTAGCCAGCAAATCCGAGAACAGACATCACCTGCGACATGCATTTGATGCAAATCCCTGACCAAGAGTTGGGCTGGAGAAACTCTGTTAAAAATCCAACCCTTGTCACTGCTTTAATTAAGGGCTAAGAGGGCTCCCAGCCCACATCTCTGGGTCCTCCAGGTTCAACAGGCTTGATATTGttaaggcttaaaaaaaaaaccaaccacccctAAACAACTCCAAACCCGCAGAGGTCTTATTTTAGTCATCAGAAATCAGCAGCAAAGACACAAATCCATTTCTTTCCGCAGGTCACAATTCAGGCCTCTAGGGAGAAGAGGGTGAAACTTACCAATCGGAGATGTAGATTTCCGGTTGGTAGGTATCCAGCAGTTCTTCCCACAACCCCTCCTCTAGAAGATCTACCAGCTGCGATTTGACGCACCAGCTACAGAGGGGAAAAGGAAACCCTAATGTGATATTGCAAGAGCAcctaactgagatcagggccactTTTCCCCTCTgagcagcgcccagcacaaccgAGGCATGGACAGAGGAAGTAGtttttgctcaaggtcacacagcagagccaggaacagagctcAGGTGTTCACGCCTCCGGGCACTCCCCCAGTACAGCTCTCTGTGTAGACAGGCAAAGCTGCCATAAGCCACGACTTGAACTCATGGGGTCAGCTCCCCCAGTGCAAGTAACGTCTGCTATAGGAGTTTGCTGGGGCAGCTACACCCAGGGCTGGAATCAGGGCAAATCAGAAGTGCAGAGAAGGCCTcgtaaatctggagtgacacCGTTCCCAGTTCTCCCTGCCGACACTTGGGTAGAGTGTATGTGTTCATGTGTCATAATGACACAAGGGCAGCACAGAGTCAGGGCCTGCATATGATCTTGGTTATACCGCTACAAATCGGGAGCGACTCCACAGAAGTGACTCCAGatttacttagggcttgtctacactgtcaAGTTTCTGCGAAGTGAAGCAGCTTTCTGCACTCGAACTGCAgacgtgtacacactgccaagccactttgtgcgcagaaactccgcagttgcagcgctgcaaaaaaCCTACCTCAATGAGTTCTTAGGCTGTTTGCACAGAGGCTCCAGCGCTCTATTGCCAGTGTACACACTTGATTGCTATTGTGCTGTAATTGGCTTCCGGAGCTGTCCCATAATCCCTCAAGTGACATCCCAGggtttcccccttcccctgcctcaggctggttgcttcctgccactgtctgaacttacaagacagcctgctggcccccaacacacactgcctctccccctccatacacacccacccagcccagttcagttgaaaagcagctggcaatgcagtaggatgcccatggaacaatgggattgggaaacctgcatcatgtgacatggtgcctgcccatgaggcattgcaaacccttcctgAAGCGCCCTGCGGCCAGTTGCACCGTGGGATAGCTCCCACAATGCGCTGCTGTCTTTGCCCTTGCACGACCTGCTAATGTGGATATGCTCCAgcatcacaaggagcacagtgtggacaccCAACAGCAGTTTAATTCCAGCGCTTTAATAACTGTGGAATAACTTgtggcgcagaaacttgccagtgtagacacacccttagaccATGTCCGCTGTAGGAGCCCTTTGGCGGTATAAGAATCCCAGGATACCCTGTTGGCAGATAAAACCACCCTCTCCAAGTAACAATGCACTGTACTGTATAACTGAATCCACACTGCGGGCTGCTGCTAGCACAACTCTCTTCCCAATGCCTGACTGACAGATCTGTGCTGGCAGAAATCTGTAGTGTATCCCTGGCCTAAATCCAGAGCCACTCCAGATTTACTGGTGTTTACATATATTTGGTATAATACTGTACAAGGTGCAGGGCAGACTCAGGCCTGGCACCTCTGGATCTCATTTATGCTGGGTCAATCCAGAGTGACTCTGGATTCATAGGTCTGGCCTTTGGAGAACAGGGAGCTTTCTGCCACATGGGGAAGCTGGGAGGCAAACAGGAAGGCCCAGGGAACAGACTCACTCAAAGGATGAGACGAAGCAGGTCTGGGCCGGGGCGCCCTCGACCGGGCAGCGGTTCTCTTCCACCTTCCAGCCATCGCCCCCACGCTCCACCTGCCAGTGAGAGAACTGATCTGCGGGAAGAGAATGCATCAAGAAGGGGGATGAGGTGTGGTGGGAGCTGGTTTATGGGGTGTGGGACGCTGACCGGGTGAGCACCCATtcccggggagggggagaagtgggttaataactggagatataccaatctcctagaactggaagggaccttgacaggtcattgagtccagcccctgccttcactagattttgccccagatccctaagtggccccctcaaggactgaactcacaaccctgggtttagcaggccaatgctcaaaccactgagctatccctccccctcttgaGGCGggttgctggggaggagggagactcCCCCCCCTTTCCTGACACCCCTGCCAGACCTCCTTTTGCCCCAGTGCCCTCTCATCACCCCTTCCCCACTCTGGTGCTCCCTCTTccttgccccccccacccacactctcCCTGGTGGCCTCTCCATATACAGACTCCTCAGTGCTCCTGCTCTCCCAcctagtccccccccccccatgccctcacctcccagcacctggcactggccgctgtcggaagacaggacactggcagagatggaccatgggtctgacccactGCGGCCGATCATATggtgacccccccgccccgccctggaCTCCCACCGCCCCCCCCAGTCTCCCCATCCGTCTccaacgccccccccccggggccggcACCCACCCTGCCCGCAGGGGTTCCGGAGCAGGTTGCGCCCGAAAGGCTCCAGGAGGCAGATCCGGCTCCACTGCGGCGGGGGGCAGAGGCGGGCGGCCCCCAGGGTGGCCCCCAAGCCCGGCCGCCTCTCGCCCTGCAGCCGCCAGACCGTGGGCCCGTCGATGAGGTCCCGCCAGCGGCGACACACCGGCCGGCAGCGGGTCAGCAGGTCGCGGCCCGGGACCCAGCTCAGGATCAGCGCCAGCAGCTCGTCTGGGAGCGGGTTCAGGtccagcggggccgggggagccCGGCTCCCCCCCTGGCCCATGTCCGCGGGGCGGCCCGGCTCGCTCAGGCCCAGCTACCGCTCCTGGCCGCATCCGCTCATGTGATCCCGGCCCCGCCTTGGAGCCGCCCCGGCCTCGTTTACACGGCTGCAAAGCGAGCACCGGATCCCACCCCTTGCAAGCCAGGGGGCGCCTGAAACAGGCTGCGGGAAACGCCCCCAGCTCCGGGTTCCCCGCCCAGCCCCGCTGCAGGGTCTGACACCGGCTCTGGtcgccagctggtgtaaatcggcgtCGCCCCCCGTACACACTcctcagtgcccccccccgccccgctcactGTTCTTCCACctgctctcccccccgcccccactcggCACCGGGCTCTAACCTCTAGACCCCCCTGCTCTCCTGGagatggggagagaacccaggagtcctgaggtcCCCCCCCGCTTGTTTTTCACCCCCCTCCCTAGCCCAGTTTCCTTTCCGGTGTGGGGCCTTTGCCAGCTGGCAGCCTGGGCCCCCACcgctccgccccagccccagccccagccccgggccgGGCTGGCCGGCTGCCCATCTCCCCGCCGCTCGGTGCTTCCTGCGGCCTGACGTCTTTCCACCCCGGCCCTGCAGCACCGGCTGGTTGGGCCGCGGAGCGAGCCCGGTGCGTGCATCGAGCTGGCCGGGCTCAGCCCTGGGAGCGCAGCGGGGCAGCCctggccttgggggggggggctgcggagCGAGGTAAACGCGAGTGCGGGGCTAGGGAGACCCCTGgccgggcaggggtgtgtgagcGAGTGGTTAGagcggcgggggggctgggagtctggactcctgggttctttccctagctctgggaggggagtggggtctagtggttagagcaggggaataggagccaggactcctgggttctatcccagctctgggaggggagtagggtctagtggtaagaggggggtctgggagccaggactcctgggttctctccccagctcggggaagtgaggggagggggattctAGTGATTAAAGTAGGTCAGTGTTATTGacctcccagggctgggttctatTTCCTGCTGTCTCACAGACTCcccatgtgactttgggcaagtcccttcctacgtgctgtgcctcagtttccccacctgcacaAACGGGGTCAATAACACTGAACCACCTCCCTCGGGGCGGGGTGGgtggctgagagcagccagggaaGGACTGATCATGTCAGCACCAAAACTGGTGCCCAGCAAGTTGCAGAGCACAGGcctggagctgggccctgccccaaggcgTCTGCGGTCCAGCTGCTGCCCTGCGTGGGAATGCCACGGGGGGGTAGAAAGCTCCCAAAGCTagagatggaacccaggagtcctgattcccagcccacgcctcccactctaaccactagatcccgctccccttccagagctggggagagaacccaggagtcctgcctcaaTACCCCCCACACGCTCTAACACAGCGCCCTGACCTAAGAAGCACTAGATTTTccttccccatttcccccccatcTCGTGACCTGCTCTAATGTTGCAACACCGGCCTCTGGATAACCCAGCCGGTCAGCTCAAGCCGGCGTCTCCGCCTGCCTGCGCCCCGTCCCCTCCTGCGTGGAATCCCTGAGGTGGGTCCATCCCTCGGTGCCTCCAATGACTGATTTCTTGGGCCTCACTAGGTTCTCCCATCACCCCCTGGCTaagggagctggggctttaatgcCAGGGCAGTGGGCAGTATGGGTGGTATCTCCCTGGCACTACTCGCTCCGTGGTTGCACAGGTCGTCGGTTTGCAAGGTTGCCCATCTGGAACCGCCCGAGCCCCTAACTAATTGGGGTTccgggcagagttggggggcggggc includes:
- the LOC120388633 gene encoding F-box only protein 27-like encodes the protein MGQGGSRAPPAPLDLNPLPDELLALILSWVPGRDLLTRCRPVCRRWRDLIDGPTVWRLQGERRPGLGATLGAARLCPPPQWSRICLLEPFGRNLLRNPCGQDQFSHWQVERGGDGWKVEENRCPVEGAPAQTCFVSSFDWCVKSQLVDLLEEGLWEELLDTYQPEIYISDWWGAREDCGCEYSICVKLLTANRSTVIAEFQANPDPIQQWNDQQYHQVSHRFRQYGRGVRYVHFLHQGKDTHFWAGHYGARITNSTVMVKLS